From the genome of Lotus japonicus ecotype B-129 chromosome 6, LjGifu_v1.2, one region includes:
- the LOC130723300 gene encoding transcription initiation factor TFIID subunit 7 has translation MEEQFILRVPPNVAERIERLLNENNPSSSEDKSLDLSFNEDGRSGTFAIEDEHFPASLLDLPCVVESYKTYDDNSLIKSADIGQMIMVRESGDAAPDEIEYRHGLTPPMRDARKRRFRREPDLNPELVSRVEKDLLKIMAGGTADSFDILLSCLFQKAYY, from the exons ATGGAGGAGCAATTCATACTTAGAGTTCCACCTAATGTCGCGGAGCGGATAGAGCGTCTTCTGAATgaaaacaatccttcttcatctgAAGACAAGTCATTAGATTTGTCATTTAATGAGGATGGAAGGAGCGGTACATTTGCGATCGAGGATGAGCACTTCCCAGCTTCTTTATTAGACCTTCCTTGTGTCGTTGAATCATACAAGACTTATGATGACAACTCTTTGATTAAGAGTGCTGATATTGGTCAG ATGATTATGGTGAGGGAATCTGGTGATGCTGCTCCAGATGAGATTGAGTACAGGCATGGCCTTACCCCTCCCATGAGAGATGCTCGCAAGCGTAGATTCCGCAGAGAACCTGATCTTAAT CCTGAGCTTGTATCCCGTGTTGAGAAAGACCTTCTCAAAATCATGGCAGGAGGAACAGCTGACAGTTTTGATATCCTTTTGTCTTGTTTGTTTCAAAAAGCTTATTATTGA